CCTTTGATAATTTCAATCGGAGCATAATCCCCACCCATTGCATCTATTGCGATCCGTATTGACATTTTCGTTTTCTATTCTTCTTTTAACTTTTTGCTGGCAGGCTCTTTGCCATAATAACCGCATAAACCACATACTGTATGAGAAAGTTTAGCTTCTCCACAATTTTGACACTTAGCTATTGTTGGGGTTTCTGCTTTCCATTTTGATCTTCTGTGCCCTTGGGCTGAGCTACCGGTTTTCTTCTTTGGAACTGCCATGACTTACACCTTACTTTCTATCTATTATTGTTCTTATTTTTTTATTGTTCATCTGATTCCTGCTCAGATAGTTTTTTAAATACTTCTAATCTGGGATCAGCAGGTTTTTC
This is a stretch of genomic DNA from Candidatus Melainabacteria bacterium RIFOXYA2_FULL_32_9. It encodes these proteins:
- a CDS encoding 50S ribosomal protein L32 is translated as MAVPKKKTGSSAQGHRRSKWKAETPTIAKCQNCGEAKLSHTVCGLCGYYGKEPASKKLKEE